One region of Ferrovum sp. JA12 genomic DNA includes:
- a CDS encoding DUF484 family protein codes for MSFSSAQVANWLTLHPDFFNEHSHLLTELSIPHPHGTHAVSLNERQLIALRDNNRSLDKKLSELIGYAKENDDISAKIHRFSCELISQRLLSGVLATTYHSLSEHFHVPHLTMRLWAVSSDERETQEAIEFSTTSRETQHSVEQLNAPLCGDQLPHHISQWLLGEEKHCGSFALLPLKQERTFGALLLGAEDKQRFYQGMGTLYLERLAELIAYSIKRHSHGQDIID; via the coding sequence ATGTCTTTTTCATCGGCACAAGTAGCCAATTGGCTCACCCTTCACCCTGATTTTTTTAACGAACATAGCCACCTTCTCACCGAGCTATCGATTCCCCATCCCCACGGCACTCATGCCGTATCCTTAAACGAAAGGCAATTAATTGCTTTACGTGACAACAACCGTAGCTTAGACAAAAAATTAAGTGAATTGATCGGTTACGCTAAGGAGAATGATGATATCAGCGCTAAAATTCATCGCTTTAGTTGTGAGTTAATCAGCCAGCGCCTCCTCTCAGGAGTACTAGCAACCACTTACCACAGTCTGTCAGAACACTTTCACGTGCCCCATCTCACTATGCGACTGTGGGCAGTAAGCTCTGATGAGCGAGAAACACAAGAAGCCATTGAATTTAGCACCACGAGTCGTGAGACACAACATAGCGTTGAGCAGTTAAACGCTCCTTTGTGTGGTGATCAATTACCGCACCATATTAGCCAATGGTTATTAGGAGAAGAGAAGCACTGCGGCTCTTTTGCGTTGTTGCCACTCAAACAGGAACGCACCTTTGGCGCGCTCCTGTTGGGCGCTGAAGATAAGCAACGTTTTTATCAGGGTATGGGTACCCTATACCTAGAACGTTTAGCGGAACTCATTGCTTATAGTATAAAACGTCACTCCCATGGACAAGATATCATTGACTGA
- the dapF gene encoding diaminopimelate epimerase: MQFQFTKMQGSGNDFIVINAIDQPINLSVQDCQWLADRHFGVGCDQILLVEKPHHSDHDFRYRILNADGSEVENCGNGARCFARFVVDQQLTTKHQLLVETAGGVISPQLLADGRVCVNMGVPQFNPVAIPFVASQEQLLYSLQVGELDREIAALSMGNPHAVQIVSDINNAPVASEGPLIEHHERFPQRVNAGFMQILDRGHIQLRVYERGAGETLACGTGACAAVVSGIRQHLLDQRVTVFTRGGELTIEWAGGISPVLMTGDAITVFEGSVMLPKHTR; the protein is encoded by the coding sequence ATGCAGTTTCAGTTCACCAAAATGCAAGGCTCTGGTAATGACTTTATTGTTATTAACGCCATAGACCAACCTATCAATTTATCTGTACAAGATTGTCAATGGTTGGCCGATCGCCACTTTGGCGTGGGCTGTGATCAAATCCTCTTGGTTGAGAAGCCCCACCATAGTGACCATGATTTTCGTTATCGAATACTGAACGCCGATGGTAGCGAAGTGGAAAATTGCGGTAATGGAGCACGCTGTTTCGCCCGTTTTGTGGTAGATCAACAACTCACCACAAAACATCAACTATTAGTTGAAACGGCGGGAGGCGTTATCTCGCCTCAGTTACTGGCTGATGGACGAGTGTGCGTGAATATGGGAGTCCCGCAATTTAATCCTGTGGCCATTCCCTTTGTGGCTTCACAAGAACAATTACTCTACTCTCTTCAGGTCGGGGAGCTCGACAGAGAGATCGCTGCGTTATCTATGGGAAACCCTCACGCGGTACAAATTGTAAGTGATATTAATAATGCACCAGTAGCCAGCGAGGGGCCTCTTATTGAACATCACGAACGCTTCCCCCAACGAGTGAATGCAGGGTTCATGCAAATCCTTGACCGCGGTCATATTCAACTGCGCGTGTATGAGCGTGGCGCCGGCGAAACACTGGCCTGCGGGACAGGGGCCTGTGCTGCGGTGGTCTCTGGTATTCGCCAACATCTTCTTGATCAACGCGTTACAGTCTTCACACGAGGGGGGGAACTCACTATTGAATGGGCAGGTGGCATCTCCCCTGTGTTGATGACAGGTGATGCTATAACAGTTTTTGAGGGTAGCGTGATGCTACCCAAACACACGAGGTAA
- a CDS encoding LpxL/LpxP family acyltransferase yields the protein MKISLFFLWLLHFLPLSVINTLGILVGNLAYLVASQRRRVTLTNLALCFPQWSEANCQRIAKKHFQAFATHILSQGMAWFTPLHQMKKIIHYEHFEYLEEALREGPVIILAPHFFGMDTGGICLAADVNLLSLYARHKNLDIDQQIQRHRLRWGRGKMFSRQEGIRPIVRDLKTGWAFYYHPDLDFGPKESIFVDFFTQQAATVPALARLSKLTQAKVIPSYAYQDYANGRLTIRFYKAWDHYPSDDLTFDTRRMNAFIEQRILEKPELYLWSHKRFKTRPPGESPVYK from the coding sequence ATGAAAATTAGTTTGTTTTTTTTATGGTTATTACATTTTTTACCCTTAAGCGTCATTAATACTTTGGGTATACTGGTGGGTAATCTTGCTTACCTTGTGGCCAGTCAGCGGCGCCGCGTCACGCTCACCAACCTCGCTCTGTGTTTTCCACAGTGGAGCGAAGCAAACTGTCAACGTATCGCAAAAAAACATTTTCAGGCCTTTGCCACCCATATTCTCTCCCAAGGAATGGCCTGGTTTACCCCCCTTCATCAAATGAAAAAAATCATTCACTACGAGCATTTTGAGTACTTAGAAGAAGCGCTCAGGGAGGGACCAGTTATTATTTTAGCGCCTCATTTCTTCGGCATGGATACAGGGGGGATTTGTTTGGCCGCTGATGTCAACCTTCTCTCCTTATACGCCCGACATAAGAATCTTGATATCGATCAACAAATACAACGTCATCGACTGCGCTGGGGACGAGGCAAAATGTTTTCTAGGCAAGAGGGTATTCGTCCCATTGTGCGTGATTTAAAAACTGGCTGGGCTTTTTATTATCACCCCGATCTCGACTTTGGCCCCAAAGAGTCTATTTTTGTGGATTTCTTCACTCAACAAGCAGCCACTGTCCCGGCCTTAGCGCGTCTGAGTAAACTGACTCAGGCCAAAGTGATTCCCAGCTACGCCTATCAAGATTATGCTAACGGTCGTTTAACTATCCGCTTTTATAAAGCCTGGGATCATTACCCCAGCGATGACCTCACCTTTGATACAAGACGCATGAACGCTTTTATTGAACAGCGTATTCTAGAAAAACCTGAGCTGTATTTATGGAGTCATAAACGATTTAAAACTCGGCCCCCAGGGGAATCGCCTGTCTACAAATAA
- the metK gene encoding methionine adenosyltransferase, whose translation MSQYLFTSESVSEGHPDKVADQISDGVLDAILAQDSRARVACEVLTSTGLIVISGEITTTANINYIDVARDVVKRIGYNSSDIGFDYQTCAVLTALNRQSPDIAQGVNEGSGLDLDQGAGDQGLMFGYATDETDTFMPLAIHLAHRLVQRQSQLRKDGRLPFLRPDAKSQVTIRYQDGQAVGIDTVVLSTQHDPAISHADLKEAVIEEIIKPVLPSNLIHGDIKYLVNPTGRFVVGGPMGDCGLTGRKIIVDTYGGAARHGGGAFSGKDPSKVDRSAAYAMRHVAKNIVAAGLARRCEVQVAYAIGIAKPVSLMVNSFGTGKLSDERLAELVLNHFDLRPKGIIQDLDLLRPIYSKTAAYGHFGREEPEFSWEALDRVSALKQAI comes from the coding sequence ATGAGTCAATATCTTTTTACCTCGGAGTCCGTCTCCGAAGGTCATCCGGATAAAGTTGCCGATCAAATCTCTGACGGCGTATTAGATGCTATTCTAGCTCAGGATTCACGTGCTCGTGTAGCCTGTGAAGTACTAACGAGTACCGGACTGATCGTCATATCTGGAGAAATCACTACTACAGCTAATATCAATTATATCGATGTGGCCCGTGATGTGGTGAAACGCATTGGTTATAATAGTTCTGATATAGGTTTTGATTATCAAACCTGCGCCGTATTAACGGCACTCAATCGTCAAAGTCCTGATATTGCCCAAGGGGTTAATGAGGGATCGGGTCTCGATCTTGATCAAGGGGCAGGAGACCAAGGACTAATGTTTGGCTATGCCACTGACGAGACCGATACTTTTATGCCCTTGGCCATTCATTTGGCCCATCGTTTGGTTCAGCGCCAATCACAATTAAGAAAAGATGGACGATTGCCCTTTTTAAGACCAGATGCCAAATCCCAAGTTACTATTCGTTATCAAGATGGCCAAGCGGTAGGCATTGATACAGTGGTACTCTCTACACAGCATGATCCTGCGATTAGCCATGCAGATCTAAAAGAAGCCGTGATTGAAGAGATCATTAAACCCGTCCTACCAAGCAATTTGATTCATGGGGATATCAAGTATTTGGTCAACCCTACGGGACGCTTTGTAGTGGGTGGCCCCATGGGCGATTGTGGCTTAACTGGACGCAAAATTATTGTTGATACTTACGGTGGTGCTGCCCGTCATGGTGGGGGAGCCTTTTCAGGTAAAGATCCCTCCAAGGTGGACCGCTCTGCGGCTTACGCGATGCGGCATGTGGCAAAAAATATTGTGGCAGCGGGTTTAGCTCGGCGTTGTGAAGTTCAGGTGGCCTATGCCATTGGCATCGCAAAACCAGTTAGTTTAATGGTCAATTCTTTTGGAACAGGAAAACTCTCAGATGAACGCTTAGCTGAATTGGTACTAAATCACTTTGATTTACGGCCCAAGGGCATTATTCAAGATCTTGATTTATTACGTCCCATTTATAGCAAAACTGCAGCATACGGCCATTTTGGTCGTGAAGAACCAGAATTTTCCTGGGAAGCGTTAGATCGCGTCAGCGCCCTAAAACAAGCAATTTAA
- the ahcY gene encoding adenosylhomocysteinase, whose protein sequence is MSALAQTQNEADFKVADISLAAWGRKEILIAEREMPGLMALREEYAGVKPLKGARIAGCLHMTIQTAVLIETLVDLGADVRWSSCNIFSTQDQAAAAIAEVGIPVFAWKGETEEEFWWCVEKTIFGPNGWVPNMILDDGGDLTLVLHDKYPHLLENIRGISEETTTGVHRLNEMLKKGELKCPAFNVNDSVTKSKFDNLYGCRESLLDGIKRATDVMVAGKIALVAGYGDVGKGCAQAFRGMGATVWVTEIDPICALQAAMEGFRVVTMDEAAPLADIFVTATGNVHVVTHDHLRAMKHDAIVCNIGHFDSEIDIASLRQYQWENIKPQVDHVIFPEGKRIIVLAEGRLVNLGCATGHPSFVMSASFTNQVMAQIELWNNPGKYEVGVYILPKHLDEKVARLHLKKIGAHLTTLTQEQATYLSISPQGPFKPLHYRY, encoded by the coding sequence ATGAGTGCCTTAGCCCAAACACAGAATGAAGCAGATTTTAAAGTGGCCGATATATCCCTTGCTGCCTGGGGTCGGAAAGAGATTTTAATTGCCGAGCGTGAAATGCCTGGCTTAATGGCTTTGCGTGAAGAGTATGCTGGTGTCAAGCCCCTTAAGGGCGCGCGTATTGCTGGTTGCTTACACATGACGATTCAAACCGCCGTATTAATTGAAACCTTGGTGGACTTGGGCGCTGATGTGCGCTGGAGTTCTTGCAACATTTTCTCTACCCAAGATCAAGCTGCCGCGGCCATAGCTGAAGTCGGTATTCCTGTGTTTGCATGGAAAGGAGAGACCGAGGAAGAGTTTTGGTGGTGTGTTGAGAAAACTATCTTTGGTCCCAATGGCTGGGTTCCCAATATGATTTTAGATGATGGTGGTGATTTAACCCTGGTGTTGCATGATAAATACCCTCATTTACTTGAAAATATTCGCGGCATTTCCGAAGAAACTACCACTGGAGTTCACCGCTTAAATGAGATGTTGAAAAAAGGTGAGTTAAAATGCCCCGCTTTTAACGTTAATGACTCCGTGACTAAATCTAAATTCGACAACTTGTATGGCTGTCGTGAATCCTTGCTAGATGGGATTAAACGCGCTACCGATGTGATGGTGGCCGGTAAAATTGCCTTGGTGGCGGGTTATGGGGATGTGGGTAAAGGTTGTGCTCAAGCCTTTAGAGGTATGGGGGCCACCGTATGGGTTACTGAAATTGATCCAATTTGTGCTCTGCAAGCTGCCATGGAAGGCTTTAGAGTTGTGACCATGGACGAGGCAGCACCCTTAGCAGACATTTTTGTGACCGCAACCGGAAATGTTCATGTAGTAACCCATGACCATCTACGTGCCATGAAGCATGATGCTATTGTGTGTAATATTGGGCATTTTGATTCGGAAATTGATATTGCCTCACTGCGTCAATATCAGTGGGAAAATATCAAGCCGCAGGTGGATCACGTGATTTTCCCAGAGGGGAAACGTATCATCGTGTTGGCTGAAGGTCGCTTAGTGAACTTGGGTTGTGCCACAGGTCACCCAAGCTTTGTCATGTCAGCCTCTTTCACGAATCAGGTCATGGCTCAAATTGAGCTGTGGAACAACCCTGGCAAGTATGAGGTGGGAGTTTATATTCTTCCTAAGCACTTGGATGAAAAAGTAGCGAGGTTACATCTTAAAAAAATTGGTGCTCATCTCACCACGTTAACCCAAGAGCAAGCTACTTATTTAAGTATTAGTCCACAGGGTCCTTTTAAACCTTTACATTATCGTTACTAA
- the metF gene encoding methylenetetrahydrofolate reductase [NAD(P)H] — MESQKGFAKLFSFEFFPPKTAEGVEKLRHTQRQLSQLHPAFFSVTFGAGGSTREGTLGAVLDILKAGDSAAPHISCIGSTKAMLKDTLDQYLEHGIRHVVALRGDLPSGTYGGGDFRYASELVRFIREEVSQELIIEVAAYPETHPQARSAQEDLIHFKEKVVAGANAAITQYFYNPDAYFDFIERCEQQHITIPIVPGIMPIGNFSQLSRFSEACGAEIPRWIRQKMLGYGDDSASIRAFGLDVVTHLCDTLLSAGAPGLHFYTMNSAGLTSVIWDRLHLSSYR, encoded by the coding sequence GTGGAAAGTCAAAAGGGATTTGCCAAATTATTTAGCTTTGAATTCTTTCCGCCCAAAACAGCGGAAGGCGTTGAGAAGTTGCGTCATACTCAGCGTCAGTTGTCGCAGCTTCACCCTGCTTTCTTCTCCGTCACCTTTGGTGCGGGGGGGTCCACGCGTGAGGGAACCCTAGGTGCGGTATTGGATATTCTTAAGGCTGGTGACAGCGCAGCTCCCCACATCTCCTGTATCGGTAGTACCAAAGCTATGCTAAAGGATACCCTTGATCAGTACCTTGAGCATGGTATTCGTCATGTGGTGGCTTTGCGGGGTGACTTACCCTCTGGTACCTATGGCGGCGGAGATTTTCGTTATGCCAGTGAGTTAGTGCGTTTTATTCGCGAAGAGGTGAGTCAAGAGCTTATTATTGAGGTGGCCGCCTACCCCGAGACTCATCCTCAGGCGCGTTCGGCTCAGGAAGACTTAATTCACTTTAAAGAAAAAGTGGTGGCTGGAGCCAACGCGGCTATTACGCAATATTTCTATAATCCAGATGCTTATTTTGATTTTATCGAGCGCTGCGAACAACAACACATTACCATCCCTATTGTACCGGGGATAATGCCCATCGGAAATTTCAGTCAATTAAGTCGTTTTTCTGAAGCTTGTGGGGCAGAAATTCCGCGCTGGATACGTCAAAAAATGTTAGGTTACGGCGATGACAGTGCTTCCATTCGTGCGTTTGGCTTGGATGTTGTTACTCATCTTTGTGATACATTACTTAGTGCTGGAGCGCCAGGCTTACACTTTTATACAATGAATTCAGCCGGTCTCACCAGTGTTATCTGGGACCGGCTGCATTTATCAAGCTACCGCTAA
- a CDS encoding pyridoxal-phosphate-dependent aminotransferase family protein — protein sequence MNPNIAYLPPKKINSFYPPQRTMMGPGPSEIAPRVLAAMSLPCIGYLDPIFVEMMDELKSLLRYVYQTDNALTFPASGPGSVGMEMCFVNMVAPGDKVIVCRNGVFGGRMIENVERCGGVPVVVEDTWGEPVDPNKLEDALKQHPDTKVVAFVLAETSTGCMSDAKTLVDIAHRYGALTIVDAVTQLTGAPLFVDAWDIDAIYSGSQKCLSCTPGLSPVSFGERVVELVKNRQGKSQSWFMDLELVLGYWGNTNRTYHHTAPTNGLYALHEALLLVREEGLENSWARHHRHYLAFKAGIEAMGLEYLVKEEHRLPQMNAVKVPEGIDEATVRKTLLNEFNLEIGAGLGPLAGKIWRFGLMGYSAKSENVMLCLSALGSVLLDLGYPIQLGHPEAAAHQSYAEQHAAEALRKKIKVA from the coding sequence ATGAACCCCAATATTGCTTATTTACCCCCTAAAAAAATTAATTCTTTTTATCCGCCACAACGCACCATGATGGGACCCGGCCCTTCTGAAATAGCGCCGCGCGTGTTAGCCGCCATGTCTTTGCCCTGTATCGGCTACTTAGATCCTATTTTTGTGGAAATGATGGATGAATTAAAATCTCTGCTACGTTACGTTTACCAAACAGACAATGCCCTTACCTTCCCCGCTTCAGGGCCAGGCTCCGTGGGCATGGAGATGTGCTTTGTCAACATGGTAGCGCCTGGAGACAAAGTCATTGTCTGCCGTAATGGAGTCTTTGGCGGACGCATGATTGAGAACGTAGAGCGCTGTGGTGGGGTCCCTGTAGTAGTGGAAGATACTTGGGGAGAACCCGTTGATCCCAATAAATTAGAGGACGCTCTCAAACAACACCCCGATACTAAAGTAGTGGCCTTTGTATTAGCAGAAACCTCCACAGGCTGTATGTCTGACGCTAAAACCTTAGTTGATATTGCTCATCGCTACGGTGCGTTGACTATCGTTGATGCAGTGACTCAGCTCACCGGTGCACCCCTGTTTGTGGATGCTTGGGACATTGACGCGATCTACTCAGGGAGCCAAAAGTGTCTCTCTTGCACACCCGGATTATCCCCTGTGTCCTTCGGTGAGCGGGTAGTGGAACTGGTTAAAAATCGCCAAGGGAAAAGTCAAAGCTGGTTTATGGACTTAGAGTTAGTATTAGGTTATTGGGGTAACACGAACCGTACCTATCACCACACTGCCCCCACCAATGGACTTTACGCACTCCATGAAGCGCTCCTTCTGGTTCGCGAAGAGGGCTTGGAGAATTCCTGGGCAAGACATCACCGCCATTACTTGGCCTTCAAGGCGGGCATTGAAGCCATGGGACTTGAATATTTAGTTAAAGAAGAGCATCGTCTGCCGCAAATGAATGCAGTAAAAGTCCCTGAGGGGATAGATGAGGCTACCGTTCGTAAAACTCTTTTAAATGAGTTCAATCTTGAGATAGGCGCAGGACTCGGTCCCTTAGCCGGAAAAATATGGCGTTTCGGTTTAATGGGCTACTCCGCCAAGTCTGAGAATGTTATGCTTTGTTTATCGGCTCTAGGCTCTGTATTGCTTGATTTGGGTTACCCCATTCAATTGGGACATCCTGAAGCAGCAGCCCATCAGTCCTATGCTGAACAGCATGCAGCTGAAGCACTACGCAAAAAAATTAAAGTCGCTTAA
- the ttcA gene encoding tRNA 2-thiocytidine(32) synthetase TtcA, producing MSFSEIPLSATIIRLRERLLSQMGKAISDYQMIEENDRLMVCLSGGKDSHTLFDLLLEMQKRSPVKFDLIAVNLDQKQPGFPEHILPDYLEQRGVAYRIIEADTYSLVKEKIPLGKTTCSLCSRLRRGVLYRTAKALKATKIVLGHHQDDMLQTFFLNLFYGGRLKGMPAKLVSDDGHHVVIRPLAYSREKDIARYAKHRQFPIIPCDLCGSQMNLKRQHLKEWLLTMEQDHPGRLESISQALQQVSPSHLNDRNLFDFMTLKATGRVDENGDTLFDDQELERGAFRLNEQLEKRIRFMRIPNSDKIND from the coding sequence ATGTCATTTTCAGAGATTCCACTGTCCGCCACCATCATTCGTTTAAGAGAACGATTACTCTCGCAAATGGGCAAGGCCATTAGTGATTACCAAATGATCGAAGAAAACGATCGGTTAATGGTATGTTTAAGTGGCGGGAAAGACTCTCATACTTTATTCGACTTACTGCTTGAGATGCAAAAAAGATCGCCAGTTAAATTTGATTTAATTGCGGTCAATCTTGACCAAAAACAGCCCGGCTTTCCTGAGCATATTCTCCCTGATTATTTAGAACAACGAGGGGTGGCCTATCGCATTATTGAAGCGGACACTTACTCTTTGGTGAAAGAAAAGATCCCCTTAGGAAAAACCACCTGCTCTCTATGCTCCCGTCTGCGCCGAGGCGTACTCTACCGAACAGCCAAAGCCTTAAAGGCCACTAAAATCGTCTTAGGACACCATCAAGACGACATGTTACAAACGTTCTTCCTGAATTTATTCTATGGCGGGCGCTTGAAGGGAATGCCGGCCAAACTGGTCTCTGATGATGGTCACCATGTGGTTATTCGCCCTCTGGCCTACAGCCGAGAAAAAGATATTGCACGCTACGCCAAACACCGTCAATTTCCAATTATTCCTTGTGATTTATGTGGCTCACAGATGAACTTAAAAAGACAACATCTCAAAGAGTGGTTGCTAACTATGGAGCAAGATCATCCAGGCCGCCTGGAGAGCATTAGCCAAGCATTACAACAGGTGAGTCCTTCCCACTTGAATGATCGGAACCTCTTTGACTTCATGACACTCAAAGCTACAGGACGCGTTGATGAAAACGGTGATACTCTGTTCGATGATCAGGAATTAGAACGCGGTGCATTTCGTTTAAATGAACAGCTAGAAAAACGGATACGTTTCATGAGAATACCTAATTCTGATAAAATAAACGATTAG
- a CDS encoding class I SAM-dependent methyltransferase, whose amino-acid sequence MNKLTPFILPQSMLPNDNQLAHSAQLLHRTLQVIQDHGGWIDFATYMNLALYEPQLGYYVAGATKLGGAGDFVTAPQLGDLFAKTLARSFLPYLEKIDLNSRAILELGAGTGQLAVDLLLSLEAQTMLPQRYFILEVSPELQERQRQTIATLPKPLAERVEWLSQWPSNLDGIIIANEVLDAFAVHRVELREEGWWQWGVAADAGDLVEKARPLNNPALVKVLPSLNPEFLPYLTEVNLSALALMGNVASSLREGAAYFVDYGFPAREFYHPQRHQGTLMCHYRHLAHTNPLLLLGLQDITSHVDFTALAKRAREEGLVVMEYATQAQFLLKHGILDELTSPTLTVNENTLRQSQQVNLLMSPAEMGELFKVLVLGRGTENSHALMQLGL is encoded by the coding sequence ATGAATAAATTAACACCCTTTATTTTACCCCAGTCTATGCTCCCTAACGATAATCAGTTAGCCCATAGTGCACAATTACTTCATAGAACCCTACAGGTGATTCAAGATCATGGTGGTTGGATTGATTTTGCGACTTATATGAATCTTGCACTCTATGAGCCGCAACTGGGCTACTACGTAGCGGGCGCCACAAAATTAGGTGGCGCTGGAGATTTTGTCACTGCTCCGCAATTGGGGGACCTTTTTGCCAAAACCTTAGCGCGTAGCTTTTTACCTTATTTGGAAAAAATTGACCTAAACAGTAGAGCAATCTTAGAGTTAGGAGCGGGAACAGGTCAGCTTGCGGTAGATTTATTGCTGAGTCTTGAGGCCCAAACAATGCTACCACAACGCTATTTTATTTTAGAAGTGAGTCCTGAGTTGCAAGAGCGTCAACGCCAAACCATCGCCACTCTACCAAAACCCCTCGCTGAGAGGGTAGAGTGGCTTAGTCAATGGCCATCAAACTTAGATGGGATCATCATCGCTAATGAGGTATTAGATGCCTTTGCCGTACACCGCGTTGAGTTAAGAGAGGAAGGGTGGTGGCAGTGGGGGGTGGCTGCCGACGCAGGAGATTTGGTTGAAAAAGCGCGGCCTCTTAATAATCCAGCCTTAGTTAAGGTACTACCTTCTTTAAACCCGGAATTCTTACCTTATCTCACGGAGGTGAACCTGAGTGCCTTGGCTTTAATGGGCAATGTGGCGAGCAGTTTGAGGGAAGGAGCTGCTTATTTTGTTGATTATGGCTTTCCGGCACGTGAGTTCTATCACCCGCAACGCCATCAAGGAACTCTCATGTGCCATTACCGCCATCTGGCCCATACTAATCCACTACTTTTATTAGGCCTACAAGATATCACTAGCCACGTAGACTTTACCGCCCTCGCCAAGCGTGCTAGAGAAGAGGGTTTGGTAGTGATGGAATATGCAACGCAAGCCCAGTTTTTGCTTAAGCATGGCATTCTAGATGAGCTGACAAGCCCCACCCTAACCGTCAATGAAAATACCCTGCGCCAATCACAGCAGGTTAATTTATTAATGAGTCCCGCTGAGATGGGTGAGCTCTTTAAGGTATTAGTTTTAGGGCGTGGCACGGAGAACAGCCATGCCTTAATGCAATTGGGACTCTAG
- a CDS encoding CCA tRNA nucleotidyltransferase, producing the protein MEIYQVGGAVRDEILGLKVQDRDYVVVGASIDDMVEQGFKPVGNDFPVFLHPLTHEEYALARTERKLGRGYKGFIVQTSPDVTLEEDLRRRDLTINAMARSLDGRLIDPYGGIQDCQNRTLRHVSEAFIEDPVRILRVARFAARFKSSLGFTVAPETLTLMKQMSASGELDSLVPERVWQEMARGLMEETPSEFFRVLDNSDALFKIFPAIIEGWPHYQQRSLDFLDQLASLKSPLCQRYAGWLLALFAADHSKKPMIERIAQQLKCPKECQDLSLLAYTLSQEKLDLITHSAEHTLSLVEKADGLRRAQRYQEALRLVLLLQQHTVAEVASHPLYQAASLLKQVKLPTDNTLSVPQKIALLRALRIAALHQAFFY; encoded by the coding sequence ATGGAAATCTACCAAGTGGGCGGGGCGGTACGGGATGAAATATTGGGGCTCAAGGTGCAAGATCGTGATTACGTCGTGGTGGGCGCTAGCATTGATGACATGGTTGAGCAGGGGTTTAAACCCGTGGGCAACGACTTTCCGGTATTTCTTCATCCTTTGACCCACGAAGAGTATGCGCTAGCTCGTACTGAACGCAAACTGGGGCGAGGCTACAAGGGCTTTATTGTGCAAACAAGCCCCGATGTCACCCTTGAGGAAGATTTGCGCCGCCGGGATCTTACTATCAATGCCATGGCACGCTCACTGGATGGACGACTCATTGACCCCTATGGTGGCATACAGGACTGCCAGAATCGGACACTGCGTCACGTTAGCGAGGCCTTCATTGAAGACCCTGTGCGTATTCTTCGAGTAGCCCGTTTTGCGGCTCGCTTTAAATCCTCCCTGGGGTTTACTGTGGCCCCTGAAACCCTCACCTTAATGAAGCAGATGAGCGCCTCTGGCGAATTAGACTCTTTAGTACCCGAACGGGTATGGCAAGAGATGGCACGCGGTCTTATGGAAGAGACCCCTTCGGAGTTTTTTCGCGTATTAGACAACTCGGATGCTCTGTTTAAAATCTTCCCCGCGATCATAGAGGGTTGGCCCCATTATCAACAGCGCTCTTTGGATTTTCTTGATCAACTCGCCTCACTAAAGAGCCCACTTTGTCAGCGCTATGCGGGTTGGCTCCTGGCATTGTTCGCCGCCGACCACTCTAAGAAGCCAATGATTGAGCGCATTGCTCAACAACTCAAGTGCCCAAAAGAGTGTCAAGACTTATCTCTTCTCGCCTACACCCTGTCGCAAGAAAAGCTCGATCTTATTACGCACTCTGCAGAACATACCCTCTCTCTCGTCGAGAAAGCCGATGGCCTTCGTCGAGCGCAACGCTATCAAGAGGCGTTAAGGTTAGTGTTACTACTTCAGCAACACACTGTGGCAGAGGTTGCCTCGCACCCGCTTTATCAGGCCGCCTCGTTGCTCAAGCAGGTGAAACTACCCACCGACAACACTTTGAGTGTGCCACAAAAAATCGCTCTACTCAGAGCATTACGCATTGCAGCCTTACATCAAGCATTCTTCTACTAG